In Verrucomicrobiota bacterium, the genomic window GGGGTGCATGCGTCTTTTCTCTGCGGTGGACCGCATGGGGTGGCAGGGCCGAAGGCCCGACATGTGATAGCCCGGGCTGAAGGCCCGGGAATACGTTCCCCGCCAACCGCTCCGCCCTGTATGGGCGGCACCATCGTTGCGGGCGACAATCATGGAACTGAACATCCCGCCCTTTCAGGGCGGCGGCAATAAGGTGGTTCCTCGTTTCCTTGGGGCTTCACCCCAAGCTATCACATCACGGGCTTTCAGCCCGGCGCTGTCTGTGCGGGATCGGGGCATGACCTCCGGAAAGCCGCCCAATAAACCCAACTGCACCCAGAATGGGTGCCAGAACTGTACTTTAACATCCCGCCATTAAAGCCGGGCCCATCGTTTTTTTGGCGCTTTTCGAGGCTTTTTGCGTAAGTGACTGTAAATTAGCCGGATGAACATTAAAATTTGAAAAATTCCCGCCAAATTTTGCCAAATGGGCGAGGCCATTTCCCAAGCCGCTGGGGCCGGGAGGCACCGATAACGAAAAACCGGGCGGTGTGTCCCGCCCGGTTTGGACGCCCAATAACAAGCATCATGAGCCTGCTTGAAAAGGATCCGGGAATGAGTTACTCTCTGGCGATGGACACGACGGATGAAGCCAAGAGTAATCGCCGGCTGGAATTAGCACAGCGGGCATACCAGGATTTTTATGCGCAGTGTTTTTGGTCGTACCGTCGGGATTTGAAAATCACCGAGGAGGACATTCCCTTTGTCATCCGCGAGTTGCGTCTAAATGGCGGCCACAAAGGCTACCGAATTGTTGCTGAATTATGCCCATAGGCCCATTTGAAAGTGAAGTGCTGCATACGCTGGCCAGCCAACGCAACCCGGACAGTTACATTGGCGGGGCCACCGTTTTGCATCAATCACCGGATTCACCGCGTAGCTCGGCAGACATTGATGTCTTCCATGATACCGTTGATGCGGTGCAGCGCGCTGTAACCACTGACCTAAAGACGCTTCAGGGGGCGGGCTATTGCGTGGAGGTGACTAGTCAGCAGGAGTCTTTTTGCCGTGCGATTGTGACCAAGGGCGAGCTGGCTACCAAACTGGAATGGGTTCAAGATAGCGCCTTTCGCTTTTTTCCGGTGGAACCAGATGTGGAGATGGGCTGGCGATTGAATTTTTGGGATGCGGCCACCAATAAAATACTGGCCTTTGGTTCCAGGGAAAAATTGCGAGACTGGGTGGATGTCATGTATTTGCATAATCGGCACTTACCCGTGGGAGCCTTGGTTTGGGCGGCAGCGGGAAAGGATGCCGGGCTTACCCCCGAGCTTTTATTGGATAGCGCCAAGCGGTTCAGTCAATTTTCCATTCAAGCGGCGGATTGGAATCGGTTGCAAATGTCCCCTCCTGGAGACCCTGTCCGCTTCAAACAGCAGTTTCTTCAGGCTATCGCCGCCGCAGAGATGCTGATCGCCAAGCTGCCGCCGGCGGAAATGGGGTGCCTCTACTTGGGTCCGGATGGAAAACCCGTTTGCCCCGATCCAGAGCAAAGTGACTTTAAGCGACTGACACGTCATTTCGGAAGCATCAAAGGGGCTTGGCCAAGGATTGTAGGTAGCCCCATGAGATAATGCGATGACTTGATCCCGCCGCCCCGCTTCTCCGTTCGAGGCTGGGTGGCAGTTCTGGAGTGCCTCGTGCGCTCCACCGCCCCGGTCGGCGGCGGTCGCTCACCCTTGTCGTTTAGCCCCATAACAACGCCTCATGGATTGTCCGGAGAGGCATTGCTTCGGAATCTCTGGCACCCGCTTCGGGGTGCATCACACTTCTGCGGTTTACCGGTGGTCGCGCCCCGTGCCCCTCGCGCCCGGCTACTATCTGCCAATCCTATCGGATTGGGGAAATCCAATCCCCCGTTTGTTTGGGCGGCGGCGGGTGGTGCGAAGAAACAATTCTGAAGGAATTGCGTCACCAAAGGCCAAGGTTGAATCGGTAAGGGGATAAGGGGCCGATTCTACCTTGGTTGCGCCGCTTACCGTGATCGGGCAACCCTGAAAGCGGTTGCGGCAAGAGGCTGTCCGCCAAAACGCCAATCGCTCGGGTCAACTCATCCCAGCATTGACCCGGCGCGCCCGTTTCCCTTACTCTCGCTCCATGGTCAAGCAAGCGAAGTCAAAGAACTCCACCGAAGCTGCCCCGGAAACCCCGGCGGCGAACCAGCCTGCCGGTCGGCCTTCCGCGCTCGGGATACCCGCGTCATCTATTGCGGCGATAACCTGGAACAGTTGCGCAAGCTGCCCGATCAGTGCGTGGACCTCATCTACATTGACCCGCCGTTCAACTCCAACCGCAACTACGAAGTCTTTTGGGGCGAGACCAAGGAGAAGCGCGCCTTCGAGGACCGCCATGATAGTCCGTAATTACATATTAGTTCATGCTTGGTCTGATCTTCAGAAAGAATAAGCCACCATCAATTCACAAAAATGTTCAATTCAAAATTTAGGACAGCTGAAGTAACACAACTTTATGAAGACGTTAGGGAATGGTGCCATCCTGAATATCCATTACTAGACCCTCTCTATTCTTCCGGCTCTAATATGCCGGTAGTTGATTTCACACCCTATGTCGCCGCCTGGCTTCGGACCGGCCGATATGAAGCGATTAATGAGTTATGGAGCATGTTAACGTGCCAAAGTGACGCCTCGGCCTATATGCTCAAACAAGTCCTAGCAGCCCGTTTGCCATCATGGATCATGCTATCCGAAACGGCAAAATATGAATTACACGCCATCTACATCCTTTCAATGCGTGCACATATGTGCGGCGGGCAAGGTGCAGTATTCGTTGGAAGCTTGTTAGCGACAACAACAGTGGCTAGCCGCCAGTTAGAGATTGCTCCCGCTTATCATGAGGAGCTACTGCGTGTCATACAGTCTGAAATTACCAAAGAGTCGTTTCTCGGGGCTCAATTTGGTCGGGCTAAGGGTGCTAAATGCTCGTTAGAAAAGGCCATGTCCCCTCTGGCTGCTGCAGAAACAGCAGCCGAGAAGTTAAAAGTTGTTCCGCCAATGGTTCGGGCTGTTGTTTATGATTATCTCGTCCGCAATTGGGGGCAGGGAACACTGCGCTTCAATTTGTACTATGATGACCGACTTTATGGCTGTGGAGTTAAATGGAATCAACACTACACTGAATGGCTGGATTTCTTCTGCCCACCAACCCAAATTACTCAAGTGCCACAGGCAGTTACGAAGGACATACTTCGAGAAGCCTTATTGCAAGAAGGCATTTCATTCAAGAAAACCGCCAGTAAACAAGCGATGGTTGAGCAGGCAAATGGCATTGCCGGATTTCTTCCAGCATTAGTAGCACGAGTTTGCCCCGAAAAACAAGAACTGCGACCTGAGTGGGTTGAACCAGTAAAAGTGTGGGCTGAACGCGTGAAATACTGTGAACCGATTGGGGCTGCATTACTTAAACTTCTCGCGTTAAGCGCGATGAAATTCAAATGATGACTATGGACATTGATGGCCGTATCTTCCCTGCCGGTGCTGCACCGCAACGACGGGGCAAAACCACCGGGGAGTTTGAATTCATGGACGGCTGGTACGCTACCCAAGTGAAGCAAAAGGATAAGGAGAGTCGTCCGAATATTGACACCTTCTTCCAAGACCGGCAAAATCACTTGACGGTGAAGGAAATTCCGGAAGAACACCTGGCGAAGAAACTGGCATGAAGCCATTAAACAAATTCAAGTTGATCATCCAGCGTGAGGTTAAGCAGCGCGGGAAAAAAGCTATTCGTTTTAAAACTATTTTAGGAGACCGTAAATATGCCCGATGAAGCAACAGTTCCATCCAATGCTTCGGTTTGTACTCGCTGCCGATGGCATGGTTGGCCGGTAGAGGACGAAGGCCGAAGAAATTATTCCGGCTGGAGCATTGGCAAACGTGGCGTGCGGTATGGATTTGGCACGAGCCGAAGGGCTAAAGTAAAACTTGTCTGCGCATCATGTGGTAGCGGGTCATTGGTTGAGGCTGGTTCTCCGCGTGGTATAGAGTTGTTGGCAAAAGAAGGGTATAAAGTCGGACGAATGCAATTACGCATAGGATGCTCTGGTTTATTGGTACCAGGTATTATCATGGTGGTT contains:
- a CDS encoding nucleotidyl transferase AbiEii/AbiGii toxin family protein, whose translation is MPIGPFESEVLHTLASQRNPDSYIGGATVLHQSPDSPRSSADIDVFHDTVDAVQRAVTTDLKTLQGAGYCVEVTSQQESFCRAIVTKGELATKLEWVQDSAFRFFPVEPDVEMGWRLNFWDAATNKILAFGSREKLRDWVDVMYLHNRHLPVGALVWAAAGKDAGLTPELLLDSAKRFSQFSIQAADWNRLQMSPPGDPVRFKQQFLQAIAAAEMLIAKLPPAEMGCLYLGPDGKPVCPDPEQSDFKRLTRHFGSIKGAWPRIVGSPMR